One window of the Trypanosoma brucei gambiense DAL972 chromosome 5, complete sequence genome contains the following:
- a CDS encoding acetyltransferase, putative, with amino-acid sequence MALTARGLFFVCALVTTSSTSFFLFACWPVLIVAALRLCTGSAPKRVISLANTYYDFVQQLWIYMMVLLLEGVLRVRIAYHLVSKGEMGREQKLADFFARPPPGRVKLIILNHRCHLDWLVMFPFLARAGIAKSLRIVLKVGLSRVPIFGWSMQLFRYLFLTRKWASDRSHVVRMMDYYKNSDGTVVFLFPEGTDLTESSVKKSNAYALRNNLPQFYQVLNPRSTGMIEMKNMIGAENIDEIVDVTMGYTDFVRGERPNEASLLNGRTPSKIHIVCTRHCFSNDQQDGWEVGDRVKGLRGKGLFSVPADDEALKNWLTDRFAKKELLLSRFYTRNPVGFDEEHIRSVFGQDCDIVSYDEDEEAARYPEITKFSRIARDLGMWYGVVFVILYWTVPVVLVLLFAGYWVLFWFVLCSILCVSAVRKVGNLSYYLIP; translated from the coding sequence ATGGCACTCACTGCACGTGGcctatttttcgtttgtgcCCTGGTCACAACATCGTCTACttcgtttttcctctttgcatGTTGGCCTGTGTTAATCGTTGCCGCTTTGCGGTTATGTACGGGATCAGCGCCGAAACGAGTGATATCGCTTGCAAACACGTACTACGACTTCGTTCAGCAGCTTTGGATATATATGATGGTACTTCTGCTAGAGGGAGTCCTTCGTGTACGTATTGCGTACCACCTTGTGTCCAAGGGGGAAATGGGACGTGAGCAGAAGCTTGCTGATTTCTTTGCCCGACCCCCCCCGGGTAGGGTAAAGTTGATCATACTCAATCACCGTTGTCACCTTGACTGGTTAGTGATGTTCCCCTTTCTTGCGCGAGCCGGAATCGCGAAGTCGCTTCGTATCGTACTTAAGGTTGGGCTGAGCCGCGTCCCCATATTCGGGTGGTCGATGCAGCTGTTTCGTTACCTATTTTTAACTCGCAAGTGGGCGTCCGATCGGAGCCATGTGGTACGCATGATGGATTACTACAAGAACAGTGACGGGAcagttgtgtttttgtttcctgaGGGAACGGATTTGACCGAAAGTAGTGTGAAGAAGTCCAATGCCTATGCTCTTCGTAACAACCTGCCACAATTTTACCAGGTGCTGAATCCTCGCTCGACGGGCATGATAGAAATGAAGAATATGATAGGAGCGGAGAACATTGATGAAATTGTCGACGTGACAATGGGGTATACGGACTTTGTGCGTGGGGAGCGCCCCAATGAGGCATCGCTGCTTAACGGTCGGACACCTTCAAAAATACATATAGTATGCACCCGGCACTGTTTTTCCAATGACCAACAAGATGGCTGGGAGGTGGGTGACCGCGTAAAGGGTTTAAGAGGTAAAGGATTATTCTCAGTTCCAGCGGATGATGAAGCGCTGAAGAACTGGTTAACAGACCGGTTCGCCAAAAAGGAGCTTTTGCTCTCCCGATTTTATACACGAAATCCCGTAGGATTCGATGAGGAGCATATTCGAAGCGTGTTTGGTCAGGACTGTGATATTGTTTCCTatgatgaagatgaggaagCGGCGCGGTACCCTGAGATCACAAAATTTTCTCGCATTGCGAGGGATTTGGGAATGTGGTACGGTGTTGTATTTGTCATTTTGTACTGGACAGTACCGGTGGTACTAGTTCTACTTTTTGCTGGATACTGGGTGTTGTTTTGGTTCGTCTTGTGCAGTATATTGTGCGTTTCGGCTGTACGTAAAGTAGGTAACTTGAGCTACTATTTAATACCCTAA
- a CDS encoding ATP-dependent RNA helicase, putative, which translates to MMAAITRYSPHSERTRVHYERFLRDIRRWLPPGLDDSIGEVAEETLSIVCRAGSGGFSGSGAATQLQNVRKQLETLFDSPLSAETLNEVLQYGRLIDDFVSTEDEPGAHTNNVVAEDGLSDLLLMQEGKGQRKPSDMSSSDSDGDTQKADYDKGRDLMKFAADVDSINDGFDDQNDDDDANCTNAIRVTFEEVACNPNYIRDSLRRLFPTQTIEECDLQAERVLQYCGKRSVDQLTLETQLTAFLGGYDDEAVTDWIATVAASRWDIVYGMSFASKQTQKEKSLVMDAVKEHARTDRVVERLYQSITGKELDNKPHSGERGNDADGSKPLRRVDLQAYAFKDERTPHQYTHAVVPQGTKRAVFETHDEVILPPTASATENLPCTPLAVFPEWARPAFPGVTQLNPMQSKIFECAFRSDENMLVCAPTGAGKTNVAMMAILRAISNNMSRTGLVNLRELKVVYVAPMKALVQEVVRTFSARLEPLGLAVIELTGDSGANQAQVGGAQLIVTTPEKWDVVTRKSVELGVASLLKLLIIDEVHLLHNERGPVLEAIVARTLLQQQHRCEAGIRLVGLSATLPNFHDVASFLQVDRQRGLFVFDSSYRPIPLQQTFCAVKKVRGTNQAAVMNLVVYDKVLEAATEGAQSLVFVHSRKDTDYTALYIVRRVVDDKRTHYFVRPGSDSEQVLREAVSDPSNSLRPSIQQMLPFGFAVHHAGMSREERSLVESLFAGGHVRVLVCTSTLAWGVNLPAHQVIIKGTRVFNAAKGETELLNALDVLQMFGRAGRVGFGSTLGRAAVITSAEDLQYYLSVLNNQLPIESQMMRRVVDMLNAEVVLGHITNLDEGVRWLQRTYLYIRMRRAPEIYGARASSNDPLLLRHLGNIVHTAADDLRRSQMVEYDSNTHRIATTSLGRIASHYYLTTTSMATYLTYLCNTMHDVDLFRLFSMSKEFSHIIVRPEEQSQLQYLLENAPIAVRESRYTPLAKINVLLQCYISNMNLQGLPLMSEMSYVKDSAQRILRALYEISLVREYGRTAQQMLQLYLMTVHQQWAVQSPARQLRHTVPPKVFASFIHALESRRVSWEEVRSWSLEDLVEKLSDERRAEAAYACIRRVPHFIVEAAVRPLTRRMLYVDVDITPDFMFDETVHTGTSGELVITVEHTNGRILHCERINLRAAALRGCETVSSPTIVVPVVDPKPTHYFVRCHSMNWLGVESSVAISLMNVLLPDIAPPLLEVHHRPPSVRSEDERDVSTAMQPYGMEAAASKVFPFTEFFQIQHDLVAPIMENRGESFFVAFPPGSGKTAVAEIFILKFLLECAHSRSANGVSSPVGRGNEEKNNDGGESILRTEQKLLYLTATEACATRRYNEWRYKFGEELNQRVAKLEPYGEELAIKAEKVRGATIIISCGSSFAPLLRHGAMDFLSAITHVIVDHVHLLRAPEGRWMEECVARLQSKPYIVNRGQGPARLLALSYPLISCTEVSRWMKVPTARQYNYGNSYRQLRVRLEAVEQFSARSRYAAATISVLKLLQNDRYAVSPCVIFVPTAQDAEELARRIVLRCRDFVPTDACEDVEDRQLALLLASGVAYMHRGSSLLDELNITEKVERPARHPKTDEPLPLYLVCSFEAAWRLPAALFATAFVCAAERIGNVCEEDKESEVGDFATDCSVSELLQMTSRALNEAVVYCRAARRWVWSRLLNDPLPIESHLRYPEDFRDTINTAVAQGRARDMPDVLRILQSHYFLHHLRTNLHFYGVPSKEDIPAYASEFARSVIASLQRTGCVTSSSNSASSTGCDGDELTALQPTPRGVAAMRHGISIESLEAIDEAVSANSRCGDSVTRMWRVIASCCVELTPQYVGDAARIVDIAELSALHVVARAFPHTYDVQYLDMDFSKGWTKVHLLVLAHCARMFVLPVSCDDGGVEVERGEIDALHPFASRSSLAVEPQLLLQIPHSVAERLLEDLNVLLPVVLDLVRGVSEIFDGRTQWRHARCLMRLLSQIERRVWGFENPIMVVPCVQETPALQRLLLSEDPNCVSYSLERLQELCDAGVKASKEWCDLAKRLCEEVPVVSDTAASEALVRRLRSEVAAVPRVVSLSSRGTIELTKGGQAFVIRVTGRVLCACSTVGGSLGPWWIACVVRHSGREHVTERLMALRTVAAVVEPTTRDTQGGNTRDKDATGKDLTTPPPLLSAWSIEETLSFPLHAVDGEDLDTITMVAIVISARYRADAEVDVTFAAG; encoded by the coding sequence ATGATGGCGGCCATCACACGCTATTCACCCCATTCAGAGCGGACAAGGGTTCATTACGAGCGCTTCCTACGTGATATTCGCCGTTGGTTGCCTCCAGGACTTGATGACAGCATAGGTGAAGTTGCAGAGGAGACTCTGTCCATTGTTTGCCGTGCAGGTAGTGGTGGTTTCAGTGGCTCTGGGGCAGCGACACAACTGCAGAATGTTCGTAAGCAACTCGAAACACTTTTTGATAGTCCACTGAGTGCGGAGACCCTTAACGAGGTGCTTCAGTACGGCCGGCTGATAGATGACTTCGTTTCGACAGAGGATGAACCTGGTGCTCACACCAACAACGTTGTCGCTGAAGATGGACTGAGTGATCTTTTGCTAATGCAGGAAGGCAAAGGCCAGCGGAAGCCGTCTGATATGTCGTCATCCGATTCAGATGGCGATACCCAAAAGGCCGACTATGATAAGGGACGTGACCTGATGAAGTTTGCCGCAGATGTTGACAGTATCAACGATGGTTTCGATGATCAGAACGACGACGATGATGCAAACTGCACGAACGCCATCCGTGTCACCTTCGAAGAGGTTGCGTGCAATCCGAACTATATTCGTGATTCTTTGCGTCGTCTGTTTCCCACGCAAACGATCGAGGAGTGCGATTTACAGGCAGAGCGCGTATTGCAGTACTGTGGAAAGCGGTCCGTGGATCAGCTAACACTGGAAACCCAGCTTACTGCATTTCTTGGCGGTTATGACGACGAGGCGGTGACCGACTGGATCGCTACAGTGGCTGCATCTCGCTGGGATATCGTTTACGGCATGTCTTTCGCGTCGAAACAAACCCAGAAGGAAAAGTCTCTTGTGATGGATGCAGTAAAGGAGCATGCGCGTACTGACCGGGTTGTGGAGCGACTTTACCAAAGTATCACAGGGAAGGAGTTAGACAACAAGCCCCATTCTGGTGAGCGGGGAAATGATGCCGATGGATCCAAACCACTGCGACGTGTTGATCTCCAGGCCTATGCATTTAAGGACGAACGCACACCGCATCAGTACACGCACGCTGTTGTTCCCCAGGGGACAAAACGTGCGGTGTTTGAAACCCACGATGAAGTTATTCTCCCACCAACGGCTTCGGCGACAGAAAATCTTCCCTGCACGCCATTGGCCGTGTTCCCAGAGTGGGCGCGACCCGCTTTTCCTGGAGTCACGCAACTGAATCCGATGCAGTCAAAGATTTTTGAGTGCGCTTTTAGGAGCGATGAAAATATGCTCGTTTGTGCGCCAACAGGGGcaggaaaaacaaatgttGCGATGATGGCAATACTGCGGGCCATATCAAACAACATGTCACGGACCGGTCTCGTTAACCTTCGAGAGTTGAAGGTGGTATATGTGGCTCCCATGAAGGCACTGGTCCAGGAGGTGGTGCGCACGTTCTCTGCGCGGTTGGAGCCGCTGGGACTTGCCGTCATTGAATTAACCGGAGATTCTGGTGCTAATCAGGCACAGGTGGGCGGTGCGCAACTCATCGTCACCACACCTGAGAAGTGGGACGTTGTGACTCGAAAATCCGTCGAACTTGGTGTCGCGTCCCTGCTAAAGTTGCTTATTATCGATGAGGTCCACTTGCTGCATAACGAACGAGGACCTGTGCTAGAAGCTATCGTTGCCAGGACGCTactgcaacagcaacaccgaTGTGAAGCGGGAATTCGCCTAGTAGGACTCAGTGCCACGCTGCCTAACTTTCATGACGTGGCTAGTTTTTTGCAGGTCGATCGTCAGCGcgggttgtttgtttttgatagTTCTTACCGGCCAATACCTTTACAGCAAACATTCTGCGCTGTTAAAAAGGTTCGCGGAACGAACCAGGCGGCGGTGATGAACCTTGTGGTCTACGATAAAGTGTTAGAGGCGGCAACGGAGGGGGCTCAGTCGTTAGTATTTGTTCATTCTCGAAAAGATACAGATTACACCGCCCTATACATCGTGAGGCGCGTTGTCGATGACAAGCGGACGCATTACTTCGTGCGACCTGGAAGTGACTCGGAGCAGGTTCTGAGAGAGGCTGTGAGTGACCCATCAAATTCGCTGCGTCCGAGCATACAACAGATGCTTCCTTTTGGGTTTGCGGTCCACCACGCCGGCATGAGCCGTGAGGAGCGCAGCCTCGTGGAATCATTATTTGCGGGCGGACATGTGCGAGTGCTCGTCTGTACATCAACACTTGCATGGGGCGTTAATTTACCAGCACACCAGGTGATTATCAAAGGAACACGGGTATTTAATGCTGCGAAGGGTGAAACTGAACTGCTCAATGCACTTGATGTTCTTCAGATGTTTGGCCGTGCGGGACGTGTCGGTTTCGGTTCTACGCTTGGAAGGGCAGCTGTGATAACGAGTGCCGAAGATCTACAGTATTACCTGAGTGTCCTCAACAATCAACTTCCAATTGAGTCGCAAATGATGCGCCGAGTTGTTGACATGTTAAATGCGGAGGTTGTCCTTGGACATATCACCAACTTGGATGAAGGCGTTCGGTGGCTCCAGCGCACGTACCTCTATATTCGTATGCGACGGGCTCCAGAGATTTATGGGGCACGTGCAAGTAGTAACGatcctcttcttttgcgTCACCTCGGGAATATTGTTCATACTGCGGCAGATGATTTGCGACGCTCACAAATGGTGGAGTACGACTCCAACACCCATCGCATTGCAACAACCTCACTGGGGCGCATTGCATCCCATTATTACCTCACCACTACTTCTATGGCAACGTACCTTACCTACTTGTGTAACACTATGCACGATGTGGATCTGTTTCGCCTATTTTCAATGTCGAAGGAGTTTTCTCACATTATTGTTCGGCCGGAGGAGCAGTCCCAGCTACAGTATTTACTCGAGAACGCCCCCATTGCCGTTCGTGAGAGCCGCTACACTCCGTTAGCGAAAATCAATGTACTACTACAATGCTACATTAGTAATATGAACCTCCAGGGGTTGCCTTTGATGAGTGAAATGTCCTATGTGAAAGATTCCGCTCAGCGAATCCTTCGTGCTCTTTATGAGATTTCTTTGGTACGTGAGTATGGTCGTACAGCTCAGCAGATGTTGCAACTTTATCTCATGACTGTGCACCAACAATGGGCAGTACAGTCACCAGCGCGTCAACTTCGACACACGGTCCCACCTAAagtttttgcttcattcatCCATGCTTTGGAGAGTCGTCGTGTTTCGTGGGAGGAGGTTCGTTCGTGGTCGTTGGAGGATTTGGTTGAGAAACTAAGCGATGAACGGCGAGCAGAAGCTGCTTATGCATGCATTCGTCGGGTGCCACACTTTATTGTGGAAGCTGCGGTGCGCCCCCTTACACGTCGCATGTTGTATGTGGACGTAGACATAACCCCGGATTTTATGTTTGATGAAACGGTACACACTGGTACATCGGGTGAATTGGTCATTACAGTGGAACACACCAATGGACGCATTCTTCATTGTGAACGTATTAATCTTAGGGCAGCAGCTTTGCGTGGTTGTGAAACGGTCTCATCGCCGACTATTGTAGTGCCTGTAGTCGATCCCAAGCCCACACACTATTTTGTGCGATGTCACTCCATGAATTGGCTTGGTGTGGAGAGCAGCGTTGCGATATCCCTCATGAATGTTTTACTTCCGGATATTGCCCCACCTTTGCTGGAAGTGCACCACCGACCACCATCCGTGCGAAGTGAAGACGAGCGAGATGTTTCCACTGCCATGCAACCTTACGGGATGGAAGCTGCGGCATCAAaggttttccccttcacagaGTTTTTTCAAATACAGCACGACCTGGTTGCACCAATAATGGAGAACAGGGGTGAAAGCTTCTTTGTCGCGTTCCCTCCTGGAAGCGGGAAAACGGCTGTTGCCGAGATTTTCATTTTGAAGTTCCTTCTGGAATGCGCTCATTCACGGAGTGCCAATGGGGTTAGTTCCCCTGTTGGCAGGGggaatgaagagaaaaacaatgaCGGAGGGGAATCCATATTGAGAACCGAGCAAAAACTTCTGTATCTCACAGCCACCGAGGCGTGTGCTACGCGCCGCTATAACGAGTGGAGATACAAGTTTGGTGAGGAGCTCAACCAACGGGTGGCGAAGCTGGAGCCATACGGGGAAGAACTAGCGATCAAGGCTGAAAAAGTGAGAGGAGCAACAATAATCATTAGTTGTGGAAGTAGCTTTGCTCCTCTTCTCCGGCACGGTGCCATGGATTTTCTTTCTGCAATCACGCATGTAATCGTTGATCATGTACACCTCCTACGTGCGCCGGAAGGTCGGTGGATGGAGGAATGCGTAGCGCGTTTGCAGTCGAAGCCCTATATAGTGAATAGGGGCCAAGGGCCGGCGCGTCTTCTTGCGCTGTCATACCCGTTGATCAGCTGCACTGAGGTATCGCGCTGGATGAAAGTGCCAACAGCGAGGCAGTACAACTACGGCAACTCCTACAGACAGCTTCGCGTTCGGCTTGAGGCTGTAGAGCAATTTAGCGCTCGCAGTCGCTATGCGGCGGCCACTATTTCAGTGTTGAAGCTACTGCAAAATGATCGGTATGCTGTATCACCCTGTGTGATTTTTGTTCCCACCGCACAAGATGCAGAGGAGCTTGCCCGCCGTATTGTTCTTCGCTGTCGTGATTTTGTTCCTACTGATGCCTGTGAAGATGTTGAGGACCGTCAACTCGCTCTTTTGTTGGCGTCAGGTGTTGCGTACATGCACCGCGGAAGCAGTTTGTTGGATGAACTTAACATAACGGAGAAGGTGGAACGACCCGCGCGACACCCTAAAACTGACGAGCCACTACCTTTGTACCTTGTCTGCAGTTTTGAAGCCGCATGGAGGCTTCCCGCTGCATTGTTTGCCActgcatttgtgtgtgctgCTGAGCGTATTGGTAATGTTTGTGAAGAAGATAAGGAGTCTGAGGTTGGTGATTTCGCTACCGACTGCTCCGTCTCGGAGTTGCTGCAAATGACGTCGCGGGCGCTCAATGAGGCTGTCGTGTACTGTCGGGCCGCCCGGCGTTGGGTGTGGAGCCGTCTCCTTAACGATCCGTTGCCGATAGAGTCACACCTTAGGTATCCTGAAGACTTCCGCGATACGATCAACACCGCCGTTGCCCAGGGCCGGGCAAGAGATATGCCTGACGTACTGCGCATTCTTCAAAGCCACTACTTTTTGCACCACCTTCGCACAAACTTGCACTTCTACGGTGTACCCTCCAAGGAAGACATACCCGCTTACGCATCGGAGTTCGCGCGATCTGTCATAGCATCATTACAGCGGACTGGATGTGTCACTTCAAGTTCCAACTCAGCCTCATCAACAGGTTGTGACGGTGATGAACTGACTGCTCTTCAACCCACACCACGTGGTGTAGCGGCTATGCGCCACGGGATTTCCATCGAGTCTCTTGAGGCGATTGACGAAGCTGTGTCTGCTAACAGCAGATGTGGGGACTCAGTGACACGCATGTGGAGGGTGATAGCGTCATGCTGTGTGGAACTGACGCCGCAGTATGTTGGAGATGCCGCGCGGATTGTAGACATCGCTGAGTTGAGTGCCCTTCACGTTGTGGCACGAGCTTTTCCCCATACCTACGATGTCCAATATCTAGACATGGATTTCAGCAAAGGTTGGACGAAGGTGCATTTACTGGTTCTTGCACACTGTGCCCGGATGTTTGTACTGCCAGTCAGTTGTGACGATGGAGGTGTTGAGGTGGAGCGTGGGGAGATAGATGCACTTCATCCATTCGCATCGCGGTCTTCTTTGGCTGTCGAACctcaactgctgctgcagatACCTCACAGTGTGGCCGAACGGCTTCTTGAAGACTTAAACGTCTTACTCCCCGTGGTGTTGGATTTAGTTCGTGGCGTGAGCGAAATTTTTGATGGGAGAACGCAATGGAGGCATGCCCGCTGTTTGATGCGGCTTCTTTCCCAAATCGAGCGTCGCGTGTGGGGGTTTGAGAACCCGATTATGGTGGTGCCTTGTGTGCAGGAGACTCCTGCACTCCAGCGACTGCTGCTGTCGGAGGACCCCAACTGTGTTTCATACTCGCTCGAACGTCTCCAAGAGCTGTGCGATGCTGGAGTCAAAGCCAGCAAAGAGTGGTGCGATCTGGCTAAGCGCTTGTGCGAAGAAGTTCCAGTGGTAAGTGATACCGCTGCCAGTGAAGCGTTGGTTCGTCGGTTGCGCTCCGAGGTCGCAGCTGTTCCCCGTGTCGTATCCCTTTCGTCCCGTGGAACGATCGAGTTAACTAAGGGCGGACAGGCCTTTGTTATCCGCGTAACAGGACGCGTTTTATGCGCGTGCTCAACAGTCGGCGGCTCATTGGGACCGTGGTGGATAGCTTGTGTCGTCCGGCACAGCGGTCGGGAACATGTCACAGAAAGGCTTATGGCGCTTCGCACTGTAGCGGCGGTAGTGGAGCCAACAACAAGGGACACTCAGGGCGGCAATACGCGTGATAAAGACGCCACTGGAAAGGACCTCACAactccaccaccactgcTCTCAGCCTGGAGTATAGAAGAAACACTTTCATTTCCTCTACACGCTGTGGATGGCGAGGATCTTGATACAATTACGATGGTTGCTATCGTGATTTCGGCGAGGTATCGTGCCGATGCGGAGGTGGACGTAACCTTTGCAGCGGGATAA